Part of the Spirochaetia bacterium 38H-sp genome, GAATAAAAAAGCTATGAGAAAAGAGAAACCTACTTCCTGAGCAATATATTTGAACAGAATAAAATATCGTTTCCTCATAATGAGAAGCCCTTCCTGACGGAAGGGCAATCCTTTATTTTCTTCTATTATTATAAGGTCTGTTATTTCTTGGAGAAGGAGTTTTGCCTCTTGGCTGTTGTTCTTTATCAACAAGCATAGTCAGATTCACTCGTCCCATTTTATCTATTTCTATTATTTTAACCTGGACACTCTGATCCAATTTTACTATATCGTGAGGCGATTTTACATGGTAATCGGCCATTTGAGATATATGGCACAAACCTTCTTTACCTGGCAAAAACTCTATAAATGCACCAAAATCAACTATTCTCTTGACAGTACCATCATATATTTTACCTACCTCTGGCTCTTCCAGAAGTTTGTCTATATGTTCTCTGGCATTTTCTGCATTCTCTTTTTGCTTGCTATAAATTACAACACTTCCATCATCATCTATATTGATTGTAACGTCGTATTTTTCTGTTATGTGTTTTATATTTTTACCGCCTGGACCTATCAACATACCAATCTTATCGGGATCGACAGCAAAGCGTATTATCCTAGGAGCATACTCTGATATTTCTTCTCTAGGAGAATCTATGGCTTTGTTCATTATTTCCAAGATATGGAGACGACCTTTCTTTGCCTGCTCCAAAGCTTTTCTCATTGTATCAGGAGATATATTTTTTACCTTAATATCCATCTGAAATGCAGTAATTCCATCCTCTGTTCCAGCGACTTTAAAATCCATATCTCCCAGATGATCTTCTTCCCCGAGAATATCAGAGAGAACGACCGTTCTTTCCCCATCTGTCACCATACCCATCGCGATTCCTGCAACAGGCTTCTTTAAAGGAACTCCAGCATTAAGAAGAGATAGTGTACCGCCACATACTGTAGCCATAGAAGAAGAACCATTGGACTCAAGTATCTCAGAAACGACTCTCAAAGTATAAGGAAATTCTTCCTTAGAAGGAATAACAGCCTCAAGTGCCCTATGAGCAAGATGTCCATGACCTATTTCTCTTCTGCCTGTCATCATCCTGCCAACTTCGCCTACAGAAAAAGGCGGGAAATTATAATGCAAAAGGAAATTCTCTCGCTTATCTCCCTCAAGATCGTCCATTATCTGTTCATCAAAAACTGTACCAAGAGTAGTTATGGCAAGAGCCTGTGTTTCTCCTCGAGTAAAAAGAGCAGAACCGTGAGTCCTTGGCAAAACATCTATCTCGCATGTTATAGGTCTTATATCCTCCGGACCTCGACCGTCTGTTCTGAGTTTATTATCAAGTATGGAGCTTCTTACAATCTCCTGCTCTATATCATCCAATAAGCTATAGAATCTCTTTATATCGGATTCTTCCAATCTTTCTAGAAAATATTCTTTTACCTTATCTTTTACTTCTTTTATTGCTTTATTTCTGTTGAGTTTTCCCTTTACAAAGCATGCTTCTTTTAAGAGAGAAAAAGCATAGTCTCTTATTTCATTTTCCAGAGAAAATTCTTCTGACTCAATGAGAGGTAGCTTTTCTTTACCTACTGCTTCCCTTAACTCAAGCTGAGCTTTACATATATCAAGAATACTTCCTCTTGCAAACTCTATTGCCTCTACAAGTTGATCTTCGGAAACCTCCTTTGCTCCTCCTTCTACCATGGTTATACCATCAATAGTACCGGCTACAACTATATCCAACGATGCTCTTTCTACCTCATCAAAAGTAGGATTAATTATGTAATTACCATCTATTAGTCCTACCCTAACTGCACCGACAGGTCCATCAAAAGGTATATCTGATATTGTTACAGCAGTAGAGGCAGCAACCATAGCAACAACATCCGGCGGATTAATTTGATCTACCGACATAGTTGTAGGAACAATCTGGATTTCTCTCTTAAACTGCTTAGAGAAAAGAGGACGCATTGGCCTGTCAATAAGCCTGGAAACCAGAATTTCTTTCTCCCTTGGTTTCCCCTCTCTCTTAAAAAACCCTCCAGGAATCTTTCCCGCAGCATAATACTTCTCATTATAATCAACAGAAAGAGGGACAAAGTCCAAGTCTTCTTTTATATCGCTTCCACAACATACGGTTGCAAGAACACATGTCCCCCCATAAGTTGCAAAAACAGAACCATTGGCCTGCTTTGCAACTTTTCCCGTAGAAAGAATAAGTTCTTCTCGTCCTAGTTTTATCTTTATTATCTTTTCTTCCATCTAAAATTATTTCCTTAATCCGAGAGAGTTAATAAGTGTCCTATATCTCTCTATATCCTTCCTCTCTATATACTTGAGAAGAGATCTTCTCTGACCTACAAGCTTAAGAAGCCCTCTTCTTGTGCTGTGGTCCTTTTTGTGAGTTTTTAGATGTTCGGTAAGGTGATTGATTCTCTCCGTCAGAAGAGCTACCTGTACCTCAGCCTGGCCAGTATTCTTCTCAGAACCACCAAACTTTTCTATAATCTCTTTTTTCTTTTCTTTTGTAAAAGCCATTAATTTTCTCCTTATAATGTATATTTGATTCTAACCTCAGCTATCGAGGTATCTTGTATGTTTTTTTTATCAAAAAAAACACCTTTTTCTTCTATCCTCATCATGGAAGGATAAAAATCACACATATTATGTGTAATATCTACATAATATTTTCCTTTGGGAGGCATGACCTGCACTATCTTCTCCACAGGGAATACTATATATTCTTCAAACGAATCAGGTTCAATGCCGTAAAAATCAAAGCAATACTCTCTTCCTAGTAACTCATTGACTAATAATAAATTGCCTTTTTCTATCTCTTTCCGTATCAAAGAACTGCTTATTTTATTATCTTTATATCTAACATCCTCCACTATCTCTATATTTACTACATTATAAAATAATCCGGAAATTGTATCTATATCAGTATCCAGATTATAGCCACATCTAAAGTCCTGTCCAAGACACAGATGCTTTATGTTTAATTTATCTATAAGTGTGCGTATAAAAACATCTCCTCTGATTTTACTAAATTCATGAGAAAAGTCAATAACGATTATATCATCTATGTTTTTTGATTTTAAGTAGTTGTATTTTTGCCTAAGAGTATTTATTCTGTTTCTTTTATGCTTAAATAAAAGCTCCTCTGGGTTTTTATCAAAAGTTACCACAACTGTTCTAAGGGCGGTTCTCTTTATAGCTTCCAGCAACGCAGTATGCCCTCTATGAACACCATCAAAAACTCCTATTGTTAAGGCAGTCCCTTCACCATTATAATTATTTTTAGTACTACAAAACTCGTACCAATCTTTTACATATTGCATAAGAATAAAAACCTGTCATCTTTATAATCTACAAAAGATAATAACTCTTCATCTCTTGAAAAGATAGCATATACCCCATCTTTTATATGAGGAGTCTCCAGCATCTCTATTTTTATCATCCCGTTTTTTATTTTATACCTGTTATCTTCTTTTATATAACATTTTTTGAATATATCTGGATATATCTCCAAAAAAGAATTGATATCAAGAATATTATCTTTTTGTATCGAGTCAAAACTTACAGCAGTATCAATAGTTATAGGCCCTATAGATTCTCTTCTAAGTTCCTCTACATAAGAACAGGAGTGGGCTGATTTTGCAATATCTCTTGCCAATGCTCTAATATACGTTCCAGAGGAACACAGTACCTTAACCTCAGCATAAGGAGGATTCCATGTGAGCAGTTCCATAGAATATATATTTATCTTTCTAGAAGGTATAACAAAAGCTTCTCCATTTCTGTGTCTATCCGATGCTCTTTTTCCGTTTATTTTTACTGCAGAATACACAGGAGGAGTCTGCAATATTTCTCCAATAAAATTCTTTATGGCATTTGTAAAGCTCTCTCGGGAAGGAACAGGCTCTTCTGAAACGACTTCACCTGAGGGATCAAGGGTATCAGTCTCAAGCCCCAATCTTATTTTTGCCGTATAAGACTTGGGAAAAGTATTAAAAACAGAAGAGAGTTTTGTAAACTTACCTACCAGAAGAAGCAATATTCCTGTAGCAAACTTGTCTAGTGTGCCTGTGTGTCCCAATTTTTCTTTTTTCAAACCAAGCTTTTTTTTTATTCCTATTATAATATCGTTGGAAGTAAAACCAGATGGCTTATCGACTATGAGAAAACCGTTCATATTATGTATTACTATCTTTATTTTTAAAAAGCTCTTCTATTTTTTTTGTAATCTCCAGACCTTCTTCTATGGACATATCCTTCTGGAACACAAACTTAGGCACAACTCTGGTTTTAAGTTTTTTTGCAAAGACAGAACGGATATAGCCTGCAGCATTGTTTAAAGCTGCAACTGCTTTATCAACATCCACATCATCCGAAAACCCGGAGATAAAAACTCTGGCAAGAGAAAAATCTCTCGCCAGTTTTACATGACTTACTGTTAAAAAAGAGCCAATCCTAGGATCCTTTAACTCACCCATCACAATCATAGAAGAAAGCTGCTCCAGGATAAAAGCACTCAATTTATCCAGTCTTTCTTGTGTCATTCTTTTTCCTCTGATAAGGTCTTGGCAACTTCCTTTTTCTCAATAACTTCAAACTGGTCCCCAACCTTGATATCGTTAAAACCTTCTAAGCCTATACCACACTCATAGCCGGCATCAACTTCTCTTACATCATCTTTAAATCTCTTAAGCGATGAAACCCTTGTAGTATGAATCACAACTCCGTCTCTTATGATATTCACCTCAGACTTTCTTTTTATTTTACCATTGAGAACAAAACAACCTGCTATCGTACCTATTTTGGGAACTTTAAAAGTATCTCTTACCTCCACAAGACCTATTACCTCTTCCTTAATATCAGGAGATAACATACCCTCCATAGCCGCTTTAATATCATCAACAACATCATAGATAATATTATATTTTCTAATCTCAACTTTCTCTTTTTCTGCAAGTACTGAGGCCTGATTTGTAGGTCTTACGTTAAAAGCAATTATTATTGCATTGGAAGCAGAAGCAAGCCTTACATCGCTTTCATTAACAGCTCCTGCTGCAGCATGTATAGCCGAAAGTCTTATTTCTCTGGTCGAGAGTTTTTCCAAAGCTGTTTTTATAGCCTCTGCAGATCCATGAACATCTGCTTTTATTATAACCTTGAGCTCAAGGATTTCTCCGTCCTGTATGCTGTCATAAAGATTATCAAGAGTAATCTTCTTGACATTTTTGGACTCTTCCAGCTTCTTGAGCTCCTGCCTTTTGACAGAAACCTGCCTTGCTAATTTCTCGTTTTCTGTGACCTGAAAAGGATCACCGGCCTCAGGCACACCATCACAGCCTAAAATCTCCACAGGTGTAGAAGGTTCTGCTTTATCAACCCTTTTGCCATGATCATCAAACATGGCTCTCACCTTACCGGAATAAACACCTGCTACAAAAGGATCTCCAATTTTGAGAGTACCTCTTTGTACAAGAACTGTCGCTACAGAACCTCTTCCATGGTCTATTTTTGACTCCAGAACCCTTCCTTCTGCTCTACAATCATAATTGGTTTTTAGCTCAAGCAGTTCTGCCTGTAGGAGAATAGTTTCTAAAAGTTCATTTATACCCTTTCTTTTGAGAGCGGAAACTTCGCAAAACAGAGTACTACCACCCCAATCCTCAGGAAGCAGCCCATAATCGGAGAGCTGCTGTTTTACCCTGTCAGGGTTTGCCTCAGGCAGGTCTATCTTGTTGATAGCTACGATAATTGGAACCTTTGCTTCCTTGGCATGGTTTATGGCTTCTACCGTCTGTGGCATAACACCATCATTTGCCGCGACAACAAGAACGACTATATCAGTAACCTGAGCACCACGGGCCCTCATCAATGTAAAAGCCTCATGTCCAGGCGTATCAAGAAAGGTTATCTTACCTTGGGGAAGATTAACCTGATAAGCACCTATATGCTGAGTAATACCGCCAAACTCACCTTCTGCAACATTGGCAGATCTTATGGCATCCAAAAGTTTTGTCTTACCATGATCAACATGTCCCATTATAGTAACAACAGGAGCACGTCCTCTCAACGAATCCTCGGAGTCCTGTTCTTTCTCTATCACAGTCTCATCATAAAGAGAAACAACATTTACTTTACAGCCAAACTCTTCTGCAAGAATAGTGGCGGTATCAGCATCTATCTGCTGATTTATCGTCACCATCATACCCATAGACATAAGCTTGGTTATAAGAGAAGAAGCTTTAAGATTCATCTTTCTTGCAAGCTCGGAAACCGTTATAGCTTCTGTTATATCTATCTCCTTAGGAACGGGATTTGTTTCTATTTTTTTCTTCTTACGCGCAAGCGCAAGGAGCTTTTCCTCCTGTTCCTGCTCTTTATCCTTTTTATAATATTCTTTCTTTTTATCTTTTACCTGGCGGATTTTGGATGCATCCTGCTGTGGCGGTGGAGCAACAGATGGCTTAGGTCTTTTGAATCTGTATTTGCTTCCAGAACCAGCTCTCTGATTATCAGCCCCCCCCTGGTTTTTGTCCTGCTCTTGTCGTGGACCTCTACCTTGTCCCTGAGCACCACCCCTATTGGAATACGGCCTTCTCCCGCTGCTTTGACCTCCGCTCCCCTGACCTCTTCTAAAAGGTCTTCTGTTATCATTAGCGTTCCCAGATGGCTTGTCTACTTTTCTATCAGAAACATTTTTATTTTTCTGTGTTTCTTTTTTTACAGTATCAGGGGTCGTATTTTTCTGTTCTACCACTGA contains:
- the pnp gene encoding polyribonucleotide nucleotidyltransferase, with product MEEKIIKIKLGREELILSTGKVAKQANGSVFATYGGTCVLATVCCGSDIKEDLDFVPLSVDYNEKYYAAGKIPGGFFKREGKPREKEILVSRLIDRPMRPLFSKQFKREIQIVPTTMSVDQINPPDVVAMVAASTAVTISDIPFDGPVGAVRVGLIDGNYIINPTFDEVERASLDIVVAGTIDGITMVEGGAKEVSEDQLVEAIEFARGSILDICKAQLELREAVGKEKLPLIESEEFSLENEIRDYAFSLLKEACFVKGKLNRNKAIKEVKDKVKEYFLERLEESDIKRFYSLLDDIEQEIVRSSILDNKLRTDGRGPEDIRPITCEIDVLPRTHGSALFTRGETQALAITTLGTVFDEQIMDDLEGDKRENFLLHYNFPPFSVGEVGRMMTGRREIGHGHLAHRALEAVIPSKEEFPYTLRVVSEILESNGSSSMATVCGGTLSLLNAGVPLKKPVAGIAMGMVTDGERTVVLSDILGEEDHLGDMDFKVAGTEDGITAFQMDIKVKNISPDTMRKALEQAKKGRLHILEIMNKAIDSPREEISEYAPRIIRFAVDPDKIGMLIGPGGKNIKHITEKYDVTINIDDDGSVVIYSKQKENAENAREHIDKLLEEPEVGKIYDGTVKRIVDFGAFIEFLPGKEGLCHISQMADYHVKSPHDIVKLDQSVQVKIIEIDKMGRVNLTMLVDKEQQPRGKTPSPRNNRPYNNRRK
- the rpsO gene encoding 30S ribosomal protein S15, which produces MAFTKEKKKEIIEKFGGSEKNTGQAEVQVALLTERINHLTEHLKTHKKDHSTRRGLLKLVGQRRSLLKYIERKDIERYRTLINSLGLRK
- a CDS encoding FAD synthetase family protein, producing MQYVKDWYEFCSTKNNYNGEGTALTIGVFDGVHRGHTALLEAIKRTALRTVVVTFDKNPEELLFKHKRNRINTLRQKYNYLKSKNIDDIIVIDFSHEFSKIRGDVFIRTLIDKLNIKHLCLGQDFRCGYNLDTDIDTISGLFYNVVNIEIVEDVRYKDNKISSSLIRKEIEKGNLLLVNELLGREYCFDFYGIEPDSFEEYIVFPVEKIVQVMPPKGKYYVDITHNMCDFYPSMMRIEEKGVFFDKKNIQDTSIAEVRIKYTL
- the truB gene encoding tRNA pseudouridine(55) synthase TruB, whose translation is MNGFLIVDKPSGFTSNDIIIGIKKKLGLKKEKLGHTGTLDKFATGILLLLVGKFTKLSSVFNTFPKSYTAKIRLGLETDTLDPSGEVVSEEPVPSRESFTNAIKNFIGEILQTPPVYSAVKINGKRASDRHRNGEAFVIPSRKINIYSMELLTWNPPYAEVKVLCSSGTYIRALARDIAKSAHSCSYVEELRRESIGPITIDTAVSFDSIQKDNILDINSFLEIYPDIFKKCYIKEDNRYKIKNGMIKIEMLETPHIKDGVYAIFSRDEELLSFVDYKDDRFLFLCNM
- the rbfA gene encoding 30S ribosome-binding factor RbfA, with product MTQERLDKLSAFILEQLSSMIVMGELKDPRIGSFLTVSHVKLARDFSLARVFISGFSDDVDVDKAVAALNNAAGYIRSVFAKKLKTRVVPKFVFQKDMSIEEGLEITKKIEELFKNKDSNT
- the infB gene encoding translation initiation factor IF-2, which gives rise to MANEKDTKSSFVGIIKHSDVEKPAKTDESDTNTGASEKKPKKKVVVVKKAVKKKQKPDISSKEEKEEVKTSSVVEQKNTTPDTVKKETQKNKNVSDRKVDKPSGNANDNRRPFRRGQGSGGQSSGRRPYSNRGGAQGQGRGPRQEQDKNQGGADNQRAGSGSKYRFKRPKPSVAPPPQQDASKIRQVKDKKKEYYKKDKEQEQEEKLLALARKKKKIETNPVPKEIDITEAITVSELARKMNLKASSLITKLMSMGMMVTINQQIDADTATILAEEFGCKVNVVSLYDETVIEKEQDSEDSLRGRAPVVTIMGHVDHGKTKLLDAIRSANVAEGEFGGITQHIGAYQVNLPQGKITFLDTPGHEAFTLMRARGAQVTDIVVLVVAANDGVMPQTVEAINHAKEAKVPIIVAINKIDLPEANPDRVKQQLSDYGLLPEDWGGSTLFCEVSALKRKGINELLETILLQAELLELKTNYDCRAEGRVLESKIDHGRGSVATVLVQRGTLKIGDPFVAGVYSGKVRAMFDDHGKRVDKAEPSTPVEILGCDGVPEAGDPFQVTENEKLARQVSVKRQELKKLEESKNVKKITLDNLYDSIQDGEILELKVIIKADVHGSAEAIKTALEKLSTREIRLSAIHAAAGAVNESDVRLASASNAIIIAFNVRPTNQASVLAEKEKVEIRKYNIIYDVVDDIKAAMEGMLSPDIKEEVIGLVEVRDTFKVPKIGTIAGCFVLNGKIKRKSEVNIIRDGVVIHTTRVSSLKRFKDDVREVDAGYECGIGLEGFNDIKVGDQFEVIEKKEVAKTLSEEKE